In the genome of Rhizobium etli 8C-3, one region contains:
- a CDS encoding DUF3971 domain-containing protein, translated as MSVIRGEKVTFRKKDIVALDELPSAQAEDPIIVHCPPPRRSPIRRAAHVTACCFAAVLFVLAAIIFTIESGMFDATLSRQAQTALNSAIGPRYRAEVGSTVIRFTSGAQLALEARNVNMVDQQSGQHLSTTGAMRMALDPFALFRGRLAVAAIEADDIALDTALLPSGSPLDLSKLRIDAIPQAMEAAFYHLDILDDFVERGGTDTVRLSGINIKLADTANGPLSIVVDNLVFAHAGPSSLHLTGEVAINGEVAMLDVLSEKSAGKASRFMAKLTHVDLKPFTLKRNALGEIRQGVNSFVDVAVSAVRGAGDVAPYLAASADLAPGSIFVDADDQQLSGGRINLGYDFTKQTLEIARSQVQFGNTAIPFNGAIIDLDKLDPAVGKGFGIDLLISGGTAAPVGSGEQPLPFDIQTTGRYLVASRELQFAGMTVSSPLGQLFGSLHVRLGGKSPEISFVGQSQQLQTAAIKQLWPFWMAPRAREWVLGNLFGGTVTNASISVFIPSGKLDDAVGKGLRLGDEQIRINFDIANARMNVAGDIPPIRDTSAHFDLTGQRATISIKSGTSYFASGRSVSLGEGQFVLPSTYQKPLMAEMKLAISGDADAVGELLTYKPVQVLQRAGLVPGDLKGKITANVEARLGLLRSQDPPPPEWKAAMLLSGVDVGKPVSGRMITNLNGALDADPQQVTLDVEGQIDGVPAEIELVEPTDKSSGVKPQRIITATLNNAQRAKALPGLSGIIDGSLTMQLTKIDEERQNVQIDLDKASLQLPWIGWAKGSGIGATAEFEVSGPPENTQIRNFRLKGDGFGATGSLALSKGDLESADFDSVRLSSLDDFAISIRRSRGNFDVSVSGNTADARPILARLKNGQGDSDGDGGGSASVSVRAKLNSVVGFNDEKIGNFEAKYASSGGRLQALNFSGITGSGEAVVSQTREGRALNITSGDAGAVSRFADLYQHMQGGLLNMSIRLGNGGNWDGSVDIRRFAIVNEQRLHSIVSTPVGENQRSLNSAVKRNIDTSAQRFQRGFARVVSRGGVVGIENGVVRGDQIGATFQGVIRDQRGNMDMTGTFMPAYGLNRLFAELPVIGIILGNGSDRGLIGITFKLTGKFDHPAMQINPLSIIAPGVFRNIFEFQ; from the coding sequence ATGTCGGTGATCCGCGGCGAAAAGGTTACATTTCGCAAAAAAGACATCGTCGCACTGGATGAGCTTCCCTCCGCACAGGCCGAAGACCCCATCATCGTGCATTGCCCGCCGCCGCGCCGTTCACCTATTCGGCGCGCGGCCCATGTGACGGCTTGTTGCTTTGCCGCCGTTCTGTTTGTCCTTGCGGCGATCATTTTCACCATCGAGAGCGGAATGTTCGACGCGACGCTGTCGCGCCAGGCACAGACCGCCTTGAATTCGGCCATAGGTCCTCGCTACCGGGCAGAGGTGGGCTCGACCGTTATCCGTTTCACGTCCGGTGCACAACTCGCGCTTGAAGCCCGTAACGTCAACATGGTCGATCAGCAAAGCGGGCAGCATCTGTCGACGACCGGCGCGATGCGCATGGCGCTCGATCCGTTCGCGCTCTTTCGCGGCCGTTTGGCCGTGGCGGCGATCGAAGCCGATGATATTGCGCTCGACACGGCCCTCCTGCCGTCCGGCAGCCCGCTGGACTTAAGCAAGCTTCGCATCGACGCAATTCCGCAGGCAATGGAAGCTGCGTTTTATCACCTCGACATCCTGGACGATTTTGTCGAGCGCGGGGGTACGGATACCGTGCGGCTTTCCGGCATCAACATCAAGCTCGCCGATACCGCGAACGGTCCGTTATCGATCGTGGTCGACAATCTGGTCTTTGCACATGCGGGGCCATCTTCGCTGCATTTGACGGGTGAGGTAGCGATCAACGGCGAAGTGGCGATGCTGGACGTCCTTTCTGAAAAGAGCGCCGGGAAAGCGTCGCGGTTCATGGCAAAGCTCACCCACGTCGATCTGAAGCCATTCACCTTGAAGAGGAACGCACTCGGGGAAATTCGGCAGGGCGTGAACAGTTTTGTGGACGTTGCCGTTTCGGCCGTGCGCGGCGCAGGCGATGTTGCACCGTACCTGGCCGCCAGCGCGGATCTTGCGCCGGGGTCGATCTTCGTAGACGCAGACGATCAGCAGCTTTCCGGCGGCCGCATCAATCTCGGCTACGACTTCACGAAGCAGACGCTTGAGATCGCAAGATCACAGGTACAGTTCGGCAACACTGCCATCCCGTTCAACGGCGCAATCATCGACCTCGACAAGCTCGACCCCGCCGTCGGCAAGGGTTTTGGCATCGATCTCCTGATCAGCGGCGGCACGGCCGCGCCGGTGGGGTCGGGAGAACAGCCGCTCCCATTCGATATCCAGACGACGGGCCGCTACCTCGTCGCCTCGCGGGAACTGCAGTTCGCGGGCATGACAGTTTCTAGTCCTCTGGGGCAGCTGTTCGGATCGCTTCATGTCAGGCTCGGCGGCAAATCGCCGGAAATCAGCTTCGTCGGACAGTCGCAGCAGCTTCAGACGGCCGCGATCAAGCAGCTCTGGCCCTTCTGGATGGCGCCCAGGGCGCGCGAATGGGTGCTGGGAAATCTCTTCGGCGGCACGGTCACGAATGCGTCGATCTCCGTATTCATTCCCTCCGGCAAGCTGGACGACGCCGTCGGCAAGGGGCTGAGGCTCGGTGACGAGCAAATCCGCATCAATTTCGATATCGCGAATGCGCGGATGAACGTGGCAGGCGATATTCCGCCGATCCGCGATACGTCCGCCCATTTCGACCTGACCGGCCAGAGAGCCACGATTTCGATCAAGAGCGGCACGTCATATTTCGCCTCGGGCCGTTCCGTCAGCCTCGGAGAGGGTCAGTTCGTACTGCCATCGACTTACCAGAAGCCACTGATGGCGGAAATGAAGCTCGCAATCTCGGGCGATGCCGATGCGGTGGGTGAACTCCTGACCTACAAGCCGGTGCAGGTGCTGCAGCGTGCCGGCCTCGTGCCCGGGGACCTGAAGGGCAAGATCACCGCCAACGTCGAGGCGCGGCTCGGTCTCCTAAGATCGCAGGATCCTCCGCCGCCCGAATGGAAGGCGGCCATGCTGCTCAGCGGAGTCGACGTCGGCAAGCCGGTGTCGGGCAGGATGATTACCAATCTGAACGGCGCGCTCGACGCCGATCCGCAGCAAGTGACGCTCGATGTCGAGGGGCAGATCGACGGGGTGCCCGCCGAGATCGAGCTTGTCGAACCGACCGATAAATCGTCCGGCGTCAAGCCGCAGCGCATCATCACGGCGACGCTAAACAACGCCCAGCGCGCAAAGGCGCTTCCTGGCCTGTCGGGGATCATCGACGGCAGCCTGACGATGCAGCTGACGAAAATCGATGAGGAACGCCAGAATGTTCAGATCGATCTCGACAAGGCGTCGTTGCAGCTTCCCTGGATCGGTTGGGCGAAGGGAAGCGGGATCGGTGCAACGGCGGAATTCGAAGTATCGGGCCCCCCCGAGAATACGCAAATCAGGAATTTCCGTCTGAAGGGCGATGGCTTTGGCGCCACCGGCTCGCTTGCCCTCAGCAAGGGTGATCTCGAGTCTGCCGATTTCGACAGCGTGAGACTTTCCTCCCTCGACGACTTTGCGATATCGATCAGGCGCAGCAGGGGGAATTTCGACGTTTCGGTGTCGGGCAATACCGCAGATGCGCGACCGATCCTTGCGCGACTGAAGAACGGGCAGGGCGACAGCGACGGAGATGGTGGTGGCAGTGCCAGCGTCTCGGTTCGTGCCAAACTCAACAGCGTCGTTGGCTTCAACGATGAAAAGATCGGCAACTTCGAGGCCAAATACGCATCGAGCGGCGGCCGGCTGCAGGCGTTGAACTTTTCCGGCATCACCGGCAGCGGCGAAGCGGTCGTCAGCCAGACGAGGGAAGGCCGTGCCTTGAACATCACGAGCGGCGATGCCGGTGCCGTGTCGCGCTTTGCCGATCTTTATCAGCATATGCAGGGCGGGCTGCTCAATATGTCGATCAGGCTCGGCAACGGCGGCAATTGGGATGGTTCGGTCGATATACGCCGCTTCGCCATCGTCAACGAACAACGCCTGCACTCGATCGTTTCAACACCGGTCGGCGAGAACCAGCGCAGCCTCAATTCCGCCGTCAAACGCAATATCGACACCTCTGCGCAGCGCTTCCAGCGCGGCTTTGCGCGCGTCGTGTCCCGCGGCGGCGTCGTCGGCATCGAAAACGGCGTGGTGCGCGGCGATCAGATCGGGGCCACGTTCCAGGGCGTGATCCGCGATCAGCGCGGCAACATGGATATGACCGGCACCTTCATGCCGGCCTATGGCTTGAACCGGTTGTTTGCCGAGTTGCCGGTCATTGGCATCATTCTCGGCAACGGTTCGGATCGCGGCCTGATCGGCATCACGTTCAAGCTGACCGGCAAGTTCGACCATCCGGCCATGCAGATCAATCCGCTGTCGATCATTGCACCGGGCGTTTTCCGCAACATCTTCGAATTCCAATAA
- a CDS encoding ferritin-like domain-containing protein, whose product MITFSMTSLRGGAIEAIRSADLDRKTALAQEAATRWFARRISLRSPRDGSLPDRPGRPEKPALVPPTQVERRSLHTISGRIALLHAIAHIELNAVDLALDIVARFATEAVPNSFFDGWMQVAFEEAKHFRLVRGRLRDLGADYGDMPAHDGLWQAAHATRNDLTARLAVVPLILEARGLDVTPSLQAKMRETGDRESAAVLDVIYNDEKGHVAIGAKWFRFVCARERRDPAQTFKELVRANFRGPLKPPFNDLARAEAGLTPSFYRSLTSTSNL is encoded by the coding sequence ATGATCACGTTTTCGATGACATCGCTGCGCGGTGGCGCAATCGAGGCCATCCGTTCGGCCGATCTCGATCGCAAGACGGCTCTGGCGCAGGAAGCTGCGACCCGCTGGTTTGCACGAAGAATTTCCTTGCGTTCGCCGCGCGACGGCTCGCTGCCGGACAGGCCGGGCCGACCGGAAAAGCCGGCACTGGTACCCCCGACGCAGGTCGAGAGGCGCTCGCTGCACACCATCAGCGGCCGCATAGCACTGCTCCACGCGATCGCTCACATTGAGCTCAACGCCGTCGACCTTGCGCTTGATATCGTTGCGCGGTTTGCCACCGAAGCAGTCCCCAATTCCTTCTTCGACGGATGGATGCAGGTTGCCTTCGAGGAGGCCAAGCACTTCCGCCTGGTGCGCGGGCGGCTGCGGGATCTTGGCGCCGATTACGGCGACATGCCCGCGCATGACGGCCTTTGGCAGGCGGCGCACGCCACTAGAAACGATCTGACGGCGCGGCTTGCCGTCGTTCCCCTGATTCTCGAGGCCCGCGGCTTGGATGTCACGCCCTCGCTGCAGGCGAAAATGCGCGAAACCGGCGATCGCGAAAGTGCCGCCGTCCTCGATGTTATCTACAACGACGAGAAGGGGCATGTGGCAATCGGCGCCAAATGGTTCCGTTTTGTCTGCGCCCGCGAGCGGCGCGACCCGGCCCAGACCTTCAAGGAGCTGGTACGGGCAAACTTCCGCGGTCCGCTGAAGCCGCCGTTCAACGATTTGGCGCGCGCCGAAGCCGGCCTTACGCCTTCTTTCTATCGTTCGCTGACATCGACAAGCAATCTATAA
- the tyrS gene encoding tyrosine--tRNA ligase: MSEFKSDFLRILKERGFIHQISDEAGLDSLFAKETVTAYIGFDPTAPSLHAGSLIQIMMLHWLQKTGHRAISLMGGGTGMVGDPSFKEEARQLMTVDTIESNIASIKRVFSNYLTYGEGPTDALMINNAEWLRSINYLDFLRDVGRHFSVNRMLAFDSVKTRLDREQSLSFLEFNYMILQAYDFVELAKRYGCRLQMGGSDQWGNIINGIDLGHRMGTTQLHALTSPLLTTSSGAKMGKSATGAVWLNADMFPAYDFWQYWRNTEDADIPRFLKLYTTLPMDEIARLSALGGSEINEVKKILATEVTAILHGRTVAEEAAETARKTFEEGGIAENLPSVDVPASELDVGIGLLSLMVRAGLAASNGEARRHVQGGAVRINDQAVSDERRVIGSREMTADGVIKLSLGKKKHILVRRAA, translated from the coding sequence ATGTCCGAGTTCAAATCCGATTTCCTGCGCATCCTGAAAGAGCGCGGCTTCATTCATCAGATCTCCGATGAAGCGGGCCTCGACAGCCTGTTCGCCAAGGAAACCGTGACGGCCTATATCGGCTTCGATCCCACGGCGCCGAGCCTTCATGCCGGCTCACTGATCCAGATCATGATGCTGCACTGGCTGCAGAAGACCGGTCACCGCGCGATTTCGCTGATGGGTGGTGGGACCGGGATGGTAGGCGATCCGTCCTTCAAGGAGGAAGCGCGCCAGTTGATGACCGTCGACACGATCGAAAGCAACATCGCCTCGATCAAGCGTGTCTTCTCGAACTACCTTACCTACGGTGAGGGTCCGACAGACGCCTTGATGATCAACAACGCCGAGTGGCTACGCTCGATCAACTACCTCGATTTCCTGCGCGATGTCGGTCGTCACTTCTCGGTCAACCGCATGCTTGCCTTCGACAGCGTTAAGACGCGCCTCGATCGCGAACAGTCGCTCTCGTTCCTCGAATTCAACTACATGATCCTGCAGGCCTACGACTTCGTCGAACTGGCAAAGCGCTACGGCTGCCGGCTGCAGATGGGCGGTTCCGACCAGTGGGGCAACATCATCAACGGCATCGACCTTGGTCACCGTATGGGGACGACACAGCTGCATGCCCTGACTTCACCGCTTCTGACGACATCTTCCGGCGCCAAGATGGGCAAGTCGGCGACCGGTGCCGTCTGGCTGAACGCCGATATGTTCCCGGCCTATGACTTCTGGCAATACTGGCGTAATACCGAAGATGCAGACATCCCACGCTTCCTCAAGCTTTACACCACCCTGCCCATGGATGAGATCGCTCGCTTGTCTGCACTCGGTGGCTCGGAAATCAACGAGGTGAAGAAGATACTCGCAACCGAGGTAACGGCAATTCTGCATGGCCGCACCGTTGCCGAAGAGGCCGCGGAAACGGCTCGCAAAACCTTCGAAGAAGGCGGGATCGCCGAGAACCTTCCCTCCGTCGATGTGCCCGCTTCCGAACTCGACGTCGGTATCGGCCTGCTTTCGCTGATGGTCCGCGCCGGCCTTGCGGCCTCAAACGGCGAGGCCCGCCGTCACGTTCAGGGCGGCGCCGTGCGTATCAACGACCAAGCGGTCAGCGACGAGCGCAGGGTGATCGGCAGCCGTGAAATGACCGCCGATGGCGTCATTAAGCTGTCGCTCGGCAAGAAGAAGCACATCTTAGTCCGCCGCGCGGCCTGA
- a CDS encoding DEAD/DEAH box helicase, whose amino-acid sequence MTTFADLGLSQKVLSAVTDAGYTIPTPIQAGAIPFALQRRDICGIAQTGTGKTASFVLPMLSLLEKGRARARMPRTLILEPTRELAAQVAENFEKYGKNHRLNVALLIGGVSFEDQDRKLERGADVLICTPGRLLDHFERGKLLMSAVEILVIDEADRMLDMGFIPDIERIAKLIPFTRQTLFFSATMPPEIQKLADRFLQNPERIEVAKPASAAKNITQRFVASHAKDYEKRAALRDLVRAQEDLKNAIIFCNRKKDVADLFRSLERHGFSVGALHGDMDQRSRTNMLQSFRDGQLQLLVASDVAARGLDIPDVSHVFNFDVPIHAEDYVHRIGRTGRAGRSGAAFTIVTGRDQKHADAIQKLIGEKVEWLNGDLSALPPPEPGREDDRPRRTGSRDRDKGRGRVKDRRGHKTDIGADDNAAEAIEAAAPAKAESVKHERKAENKPQHNARNSRPYPANDDNRERRRYRDHDDGPTPVGFGDDIPAFMLIAANAKI is encoded by the coding sequence TTGACGACATTTGCTGACCTTGGCCTAAGCCAAAAAGTGCTTTCCGCCGTTACCGACGCCGGCTACACGATCCCCACTCCTATTCAGGCAGGAGCAATCCCGTTCGCCCTGCAGCGCCGAGACATTTGCGGGATCGCGCAGACGGGAACGGGCAAGACGGCATCCTTCGTATTGCCGATGTTGTCGTTGCTGGAAAAGGGCCGCGCCCGGGCCCGCATGCCACGAACGCTCATCCTCGAGCCGACGCGCGAACTCGCCGCGCAAGTCGCGGAGAACTTCGAAAAATACGGCAAGAACCACCGCTTGAACGTCGCGCTGCTGATCGGCGGCGTCTCATTCGAAGACCAGGACCGTAAGCTCGAGCGCGGTGCCGACGTCCTCATCTGCACGCCGGGCCGTCTGCTGGACCATTTCGAGCGCGGCAAGCTGTTGATGAGCGCCGTCGAGATCTTGGTCATCGACGAAGCCGACCGCATGCTCGACATGGGCTTCATCCCCGATATCGAGCGTATTGCCAAGCTCATCCCGTTCACGCGTCAGACACTGTTCTTCTCGGCGACCATGCCGCCGGAAATCCAGAAGCTCGCCGACCGATTCCTGCAAAATCCTGAGCGGATCGAAGTCGCAAAGCCGGCCTCCGCCGCCAAGAACATCACGCAGCGTTTCGTTGCTTCCCACGCCAAGGACTATGAGAAGCGCGCCGCACTGCGCGATCTGGTTCGCGCGCAGGAAGACTTGAAGAATGCCATCATCTTCTGCAACCGCAAGAAGGACGTGGCCGACCTCTTCCGCTCGCTCGAACGCCATGGCTTTTCCGTCGGCGCGCTCCACGGCGACATGGACCAGCGCTCGCGCACGAACATGCTTCAAAGCTTCCGCGATGGACAGCTGCAACTACTCGTCGCCTCCGACGTCGCTGCCCGCGGCCTCGACATTCCCGATGTCAGCCACGTCTTCAACTTCGACGTGCCGATCCATGCCGAGGATTACGTGCACCGCATCGGCCGCACCGGCCGTGCGGGCCGTTCGGGCGCTGCCTTCACCATTGTCACAGGCCGTGACCAGAAACATGCCGACGCGATCCAAAAGCTGATCGGCGAGAAGGTTGAGTGGCTGAATGGTGATCTTTCCGCTCTTCCGCCTCCCGAACCCGGTCGCGAAGACGATCGCCCGCGCCGCACAGGCAGCCGGGATCGCGACAAGGGCCGCGGCCGCGTCAAGGACCGTCGCGGTCATAAAACTGATATCGGCGCCGATGATAATGCCGCCGAAGCCATCGAAGCAGCAGCACCAGCAAAGGCCGAAAGCGTGAAGCACGAGCGCAAAGCAGAAAACAAGCCGCAACACAACGCGCGCAACTCACGGCCCTATCCGGCAAACGACGATAATCGCGAGCGCCGCCGCTATCGCGACCATGACGACGGCCCGACGCCAGTCGGCTTCGGCGACGATATTCCCGCCTTCATGTT
- a CDS encoding M23 family metallopeptidase, which translates to MTHAQHNRVFGKRSQEHILILASGDKVRHVTIKPWMAALGFCFSCVFVIGYLLATSYLVLRDDLIGATMARQARMQHDYEDRIAALRAQVDRVTSRQLLDQQLVEDKVDKLMQQQMALTSRHGRFGSLLDRAENSGLTRKDETIPAQYLVPEAKDKRASLSAGARAIDKLLAGGDEPAEATPDNSTLAYVPAPETVGDRADRLFSKVTLSLKGVEEEQRARVEQLTVDAGDAASNIEKVLSRFKIALPEQATVNPDDGDAVGGPYVEPESGDNFNSSLAQLDTALTRLETVRSTAESLPFRNPAIGKEITSPFGNRRDPFLGRLALHSGVDFRFAAGEKIRPTAPGKVVNAGWTGGYGNMVEIDHGNGISTRYGHMSQILVRAGDTVGRSDVIGLAGSTGRSTGTHLHYEVRQNGRAVDPVYFLNAGLKLATYIK; encoded by the coding sequence GTGACGCATGCACAGCATAATCGCGTATTCGGCAAGCGTTCGCAGGAACATATCCTCATTCTCGCCAGTGGCGACAAGGTCCGCCACGTAACCATAAAGCCGTGGATGGCGGCCCTGGGCTTCTGCTTTTCCTGCGTTTTCGTGATCGGCTATCTGCTTGCGACCTCCTACCTCGTCCTTCGCGACGATCTGATCGGCGCCACCATGGCGCGCCAAGCTCGCATGCAGCATGATTATGAAGATCGCATTGCGGCCCTGCGTGCGCAGGTCGATCGGGTCACCTCGCGTCAGCTGCTCGACCAGCAGTTGGTGGAAGACAAGGTGGACAAGCTCATGCAGCAGCAGATGGCGCTGACCTCGCGCCACGGCAGGTTTGGCTCCCTTCTCGACCGTGCGGAAAATTCCGGCTTGACGCGTAAGGACGAAACGATACCGGCTCAATATCTCGTGCCCGAAGCAAAGGACAAGCGTGCGTCGCTTTCTGCCGGTGCCCGGGCGATCGACAAGCTCCTGGCAGGCGGCGACGAACCTGCCGAGGCAACGCCCGACAACTCCACGCTTGCCTATGTACCCGCACCCGAAACCGTCGGCGATCGTGCCGACCGTCTGTTCTCGAAGGTCACGCTTTCACTGAAAGGCGTCGAGGAGGAGCAGCGCGCCCGCGTTGAGCAGCTGACCGTGGATGCGGGCGATGCCGCCAGCAATATCGAGAAAGTCCTCTCCCGCTTCAAGATTGCCCTACCCGAGCAGGCAACGGTCAACCCCGATGATGGTGACGCTGTGGGCGGTCCCTATGTCGAGCCGGAAAGCGGCGACAACTTCAACAGTTCCCTCGCGCAGCTCGATACCGCACTGACCCGGCTCGAAACGGTTCGCAGCACAGCTGAATCCTTGCCGTTCCGCAATCCGGCCATCGGCAAGGAAATCACCAGCCCCTTCGGTAATCGGCGTGATCCCTTCCTTGGACGTCTCGCCCTTCATTCCGGCGTCGATTTTCGCTTTGCTGCGGGTGAAAAGATCCGCCCGACAGCCCCCGGCAAGGTCGTCAATGCGGGCTGGACGGGCGGTTATGGCAACATGGTCGAGATCGACCACGGTAACGGCATTTCTACCCGTTACGGCCATATGTCGCAGATTCTGGTGAGGGCCGGCGACACGGTCGGTCGCTCGGATGTGATCGGTCTTGCCGGAAGCACCGGCCGCTCGACGGGCACCCATTTGCATTACGAGGTACGCCAGAACGGCCGCGCGGTCGATCCGGTGTATTTCTTGAATGCAGGCTTGAAACTCGCGACTTATATCAAATAA
- a CDS encoding peroxiredoxin — translation MTVLGIGATAPDFNLPRDGGGRVSLSDFRGKPLVLFFYPKDDTTGCTAESLAFTALADEFDAAGAAVVGMSPDSVSCHERFIKKHGLSVALASDEEKTTLQAYGVWKQKSMYGRNFMGVERTTFLIRTDGTVAMIWQKVKVPGHAEDVLKALRNLTA, via the coding sequence ATGACAGTTCTCGGCATCGGCGCCACGGCGCCGGATTTCAACCTTCCCCGCGACGGCGGCGGGCGGGTATCGCTTTCCGATTTCCGCGGGAAGCCGCTGGTTCTGTTCTTCTATCCGAAAGACGATACGACCGGCTGTACCGCGGAATCGCTGGCCTTTACCGCTCTGGCCGACGAATTCGATGCTGCGGGAGCGGCGGTCGTCGGGATGTCTCCTGATTCGGTCAGTTGCCACGAACGCTTCATCAAGAAGCACGGCCTTTCCGTAGCGCTCGCATCGGACGAGGAGAAAACAACGCTGCAGGCCTATGGCGTGTGGAAGCAAAAGAGCATGTACGGGCGCAATTTCATGGGCGTCGAGCGCACGACCTTTCTGATCCGCACCGATGGTACGGTTGCGATGATTTGGCAGAAGGTCAAGGTACCCGGCCATGCCGAAGACGTATTGAAGGCCCTCAGGAACCTTACGGCATGA